In Microbulbifer elongatus, the DNA window CCATGAGAAAAAGCCACCGATGGGTGTCGGTAGCTTTTCCCATAGGTTATCGCTATGTGCGATCAATTGACCGGTGTCAGGACAACCTTGTCACCATTCCATTGCCAGGCGCTGTTGCCAGTGCTCTGTACACGCAAGGTATGGGTGCCCGGGGGCAGGGCAATCGAGGAGGGAAGGGTGAAGTTCACGTAGCTTTCCCAGTCGCCGGTATTGCTGATGGCGATAGAGCCCACATTTTGGCCATCGATGGAAACCTGGGCGTTGATATCTCCAGACATCGGAGTTGCTGCCGCAAGGGTAAGCCCGTAATTACCGCTAGTGGCTACATCCAGCTGGTACTCCGCCCAATCACCGCTGGTGTTGTAATTGATGTTACTGCCATTGGGATTGAAGCCCACCACGGAATCGCCCGCTACCGCTGAACCGACTTTGCCGGTGGTGACGAAGTCTGACAACTCTAGTGTGATGGATTCGGCCGGCCGCTGGGAGGACAGCTTTACAAAGCGGATGGCATCGCCATTCCACTGCCAGGTACTGGTACCGATACTTTTCACCCGGAAGCCATAATCACCGGCAGCACTGACCGATACGGTCTGCGCAAACTGGAAGGTCTGGTACGACTCCCAGCCGCCGGTGTTGCCGATTGTGGTGACGAGTGTGCTGCCGTTAAACTGCAATTCGGCTCCCAGTTCCCCGGCTGAGGGCGAGGCGGTAATCAGCTCTACCCGGTAATCGCCAGCTTCCGGCAGGGTGACGGTGTAATCGCCCCAGTCGCCGCTGGTGTTGTAGTTGATATTACTGCCATTGCGGTTGAAGCCAGGCACCGTATCGCCGGACACGCTCGCCCCGTCTTTGCCTGTGCTGTAGAAGTCTCCCAGCTCGACGGTGGTCACGTCGCCTTCGGTGCTGCCACCGGAACTTCCACCTGAACTACCTCCGGAGCTGCTGCCACCGCTGCCGGAGCCGCCACCGGTTGCCACAGGCTTATAGAAACGCACCCAGTCCACGTTGTAGGTATTGCGATTCGGGTCCGCCAGCTCGGCATCCGTGGGGGTGATACCGTTGTCCGAGCGCCAGTTCTGATCTTCCATATTGATAATGGCATGCATCGGTTTGCTCAGACCGGTGCCACTGGTAAAGCCGTTGGGGTCGATAATGTCGGGCCCAGATGCGGTGCGTACCAGCTGCCCATCTACGTAGTATTCCAGATGCCAGGGATCACGCCAGTAAACCCCGACACGATGATAGCCATCTGCCCAACGGGTGCCGTTGCCATCGGCGTACCAGGTACCGGGATCGGTCGGCTGGTAATCCTGGAATGGCTCGCGGATAAACACGTGGTGCGAAAGGTGCAGGCGTTCGGCAAACCATTCCTGCCCCGGGCGGTCACT includes these proteins:
- a CDS encoding carbohydrate-binding protein: MNRLTITLLASMLGGTATAADWDGIPVPADPGAGKVWELHPLSDDFNYEAPAAGKSAAFYERWKEGFINPWTGPGLTEWHPEYSLVSNGRLQIKSGRKPGTNQVYLGSITSKTTLTYPLYMEARAKLSNMVLASDFWLLSADSTEEIDVIEAYGSDRPGQEWFAERLHLSHHVFIREPFQDYQPTDPGTWYADGNGTRWADGYHRVGVYWRDPWHLEYYVDGQLVRTASGPDIIDPNGFTSGTGLSKPMHAIINMEDQNWRSDNGITPTDAELADPNRNTYNVDWVRFYKPVATGGGSGSGGSSSGGSSGGSSGGSTEGDVTTVELGDFYSTGKDGASVSGDTVPGFNRNGSNINYNTSGDWGDYTVTLPEAGDYRVELITASPSAGELGAELQFNGSTLVTTIGNTGGWESYQTFQFAQTVSVSAAGDYGFRVKSIGTSTWQWNGDAIRFVKLSSQRPAESITLELSDFVTTGKVGSAVAGDSVVGFNPNGSNINYNTSGDWAEYQLDVATSGNYGLTLAAATPMSGDINAQVSIDGQNVGSIAISNTGDWESYVNFTLPSSIALPPGTHTLRVQSTGNSAWQWNGDKVVLTPVN